Genomic DNA from Accipiter gentilis chromosome 9, bAccGen1.1, whole genome shotgun sequence:
CCCCAGGCCGACTCTAGAGCGAAGGATGGAGAACGGGGGCTTCGAGGACCCGTCTCACCTCCCACGGCCGGCCCCGCTGGCAGAGGGACCCTTTCCGTgacctctgccccccccccaacccttcctCCATGTCGCCCCACACAGATGGGGTGCCCACCGTTATGTAAAAGGCACCTCGGCGAGGAGGCTCCTGCGAGCGAGGGGAAATTTGTCACCGCCAGCCTGCGGCGTGCTGGCGGCGGGGACGACTGGTGACTCAGCCGGCCGAGGGGGTGGTGATGAGGCTCCTGGCTCCCGCTCGGGCACAGTGGGCGAAGGCCGCCAGGCACCCGCCGACGGAGCACCCTGCTCTGTCGCTGCCTCGTCGCCGGCTCCGCTGGCCCCGTCTGACCCTGGGAGCACGGGCACGGCTGCGGCGTGAGCTCGCAGGTCAGGGCTTCAGGGGGAGGCGAAGGGTTTTATTGCAGAAATGTCTCCTGAcatcaaaaaacaaaaaaggatggGAGGAGGGCTGAGCCGGCCCAGACACAAGCCGTTCTCCAAAACGCAACCCCCGGCAGCCGCCAGACGCCAAGTCACAAACCGTGGCATCAAGACGGGGAGCTGAAAAACCTCCGTCTTTATTTACGCACCAGGGTCTCAGCAGGGTTTTCCAGCCTTTGAAGGAACCCGCTTGCCCGTCAGTGATGCTGAGTgcgctgggggggctggggggggtggcgCAGCATCTCTGGAGCCCGTCAGGGAGTTGCATTCCCAGCAGGTATTTCAGGACTTGCTATTTCGGCTCTTGCCTGCGCCTTGATGTTGGCCGCTTCCGTTACCCCCTGACTGGGTTGTTTCTGGGCATCCTGGCTCAAAGCCCTTTGACTTTTCCCAGGCGCCACTGCCGGGCTGGAGGAGAAGCTTGCCCATGTCGAGACGTATGAGACGGTGTTGCCGCGCAAGGTGCCGGCACCTCGGGGGAAGAGGGACCTCTCTGCACCACTGGTGAGTATTGTCACCTCCCAAATACCGCCTTGGCACAGCTGCCCTCGCTGCCTTgcagggggtctgggggggggcaCTGCAATCAGCAGAGACCCTTGGCCCACCACTGGGCTCGGAGCTGGATGCCCTTAGCTCTGTGCCGGAAGAATGACCTGCCGCACATTTTCTTGCATTGCTTCCATCCAGGAGGATGGAGATCTTGAAAAAGTTGATCAGATCAGCTTTCCTGGACTGTTTTGAGTCAAAATAGGAACTGCGGATAGCACGGTGGACTTGGAGAGAGGGGGGCTGCTTTCTCCAATGCTTTCTTTGGAAACATTACTCAGCGGTGCCACCTCTTGCAGCCTTGCAGTGATCTTGTGACATCTGGTCTTTGCTTAAGGAGGGATTTGCAAAGCCTCATTGAGCTGTAAGCACTTTTCTTGCTGTGTTTGctcaagctgggtttttttcGTCCTTTGGGACAGGGAAATAAGAATCAGAAAGTTGCAGAAATCCACATGAAAGCAAGCCAGTGTTGTTTTTCTTGGGAAACCTTGTAATTTGGGGAAGGAATGGGGTTTGACTCAGGAATTTTGAGTGCTTGGGGCTGACGTCCATAGGATGATGGCCTTGACCTCAAAGATGCTTTCCACATTGCCTTAAAGTGAAATTCAGCTAAATACATGGATTCATTTTCTAGCACCTGATGAGGTGGAGGGGCTGGGGACATTTATTTCCTAGTAAACTCTTTGTACAGCACATTCATCTGTGATTCAAACTCTTTCTGATAAACTAGCTTCAAAAACACTCCCTGAAAGCATCTGTTTTCTCTGCTCTAGAAACCTAAACTTGTCCACGAGATAAACATTCCCCAGGCTATTTAGAGACACCATCTGTGCCGGGCGTGCCAGGAGGCTCTGCACGGATCCCACCAGAAAAGGGAGCTCACCCATCTCGGGGTCCCTCTGCTTTCCACAGCGTGGGAGAAGATACCAGCCTTGAGCCACGGTCTTTGGAACAGCCATGGGTAGTGTCTGGTCCCAGTCTTCTTGGACTGGGCAGTCCTTGGACCTCCCAAACCTGCTGTGTTGAGGGTTTGAGGACTCCTGCCGTCCAagccattttcctcctcttggacAAATGTTGGGTTTGCTTTCCCAGTAACCTTGGCGGGGAAGCGGTTCTCAGCAAGGCTTGACCACCACCAAGCCCCTCTTTGGAGACAGGCAGCTGGATGGGTGTTTTCTGTGCCAGCTCCTCCTGTGGCTTTGCATTAGCAGTCTCTGGCTGGGATGGGCATGGGCCAAGAGCAGTTCTGGGATCAGAGCAGTTGGGACACATGGGGTTGGTCCAGCAGAATGTCTGCCAGGTGAGGTCTGAAGCAGACCAGCTCCCATCTGGCTTTGCTTAAATCAAAATGCTCAGCCCTGCAGACAAGGTGGAGACCTGCATCCTGCAGCACAGGATCTCCTGGGATGCCAGCCTTCCCACAGGCCATGGTCTTTTTAGCAGGGGCATGACAGGGCATGTGGCGAACCTGCattcttcatgaaaaaaaaaaagcaagaagggcCTTCAAAAAGATTTATAGTTACATGCTCTTGATCGCAGAAGTGACATCTCTCTCATCCCCATGCTCCAGCATTTCAAAGAGCTGTACTGAAGCAGCTGGATGGTTTCCAGCGTGTGCAAGATTTGCCGGCTTCTTCCCCAGGGCACCTGTGCTTGCGCAGCCCTGCTGATCTCCTCCGCCACATCCCAGAGCCAGCTGATGCAAAGGTGCAAGTCCTTTGCCTGGGTGGAGACAGCCAAGCTCCTGCTGGCCcagcctggggctctgcaggaAGCAGCAGGACATTGCAGAGCGAGCAGTGGGGCCAGACGGAGCAGGAGCAAGGGATAGTGGTGGCCCAGCGACCtaccttcttctcctcctctgcttctccgCCGCAGCTCCTCTGATCTATGGCATGGTACGACAAGCCCCATCCCTACTGTCCTAGCGAGACTCATCACCTCTTCCCACCCAGTTGGCATCCCATCCCGATCCTCTGCGAGCTCTCTGGATCTCTTAATCAGACCAGTTGGAAGAAATCCCTCTTCTCTGTGTGCTGTGGCCACAGCTCTGCTTTGCTTCCTCAGCACGGTCACCAGGTTAGCAGGActcgggcaggggcagggctgagctgcctgcGGTTTCAAAGCCTTCCCATCTGGAGCCCTTGCAAAGCTCATGCTAATAAGGAAAGGGATGATTCAGAGAAGCTTTatcaggcctttttttttaaacttgcccTGCGGTCGTCTCCAAGAGACGGTCTCTGACCCACCAACCCCTTCCAAGTGCTTTCCTGCCATTTCTTAAGACCTCTTCTGGCTCCGGCGCTGCCAACAATAACAAAGCATCGCTTTGTCGGCAGACACAGGACGGCATGGCCACGTCAGGCGGGAGATGCTGTTCATAAGAGAAGAATTTCAGGGACCCATGAGCATGCTCGCATGCCGGCggtgcccctgcctgcagccgggGCTGCCTGGCCAGCTTGTTGAAACGTGCTCATCATGCGGAGAGGGTGTTTCGTGGCTGGCAGACCATTGCTTCAGATTGGAAATGCAAACCGGGTGGAGTTGTGGGCGACCGAGTGATGTGCAAACCCTCTCACCTGGCCCCACTGGCGCTGAGTCAGCGGGACTttctgctcagccccagctcccacccgCTTGCAGATCATTCCCCTGGGAGTGCTGAGCCGTTGTATGACAGCAGGTGCTGTCATCTTCCTTGGGGAGAGGCCACACACCTCATCCGGGAGGAATGCTGGCCCTGCAGGAGATGCTTGCTTTGCCTTTTGCTCAGATCTCCACCCCAGGATCCCGTAAGAGCTGAGGATGTGCCCTCAGGAGAGGTCTCTGGGCTGCAGTGGTGGCTGAGGAGGTCCCTGGTGCCAAGGGTGCAGCCTGATTTGGGGCACCACGCAAGGGATCATTATCTCTCTCAGTGGCCCCAGTGGgacaggacctctggaggtctgtGGCCCAACCTCTGCAGGTGGAGGTCACGAGACATCCCAGAGGGAAACGCTTCTTCTGGAGGGACACTGCCATCCTGGGGGTTCAGGGCACAGCTGGGCTGAGCCACGGCCACCCTGACCCATCCATAGTGACTGGAGTTTGGACTTGAGAtgctttgaggtcccttccaccaGCACTAGGGGGATCTGGCACCTGGCGATACTAAAATCCGCTTTCAATAGCAGAGAAGAACCACGAGATGTTGCATGTTAGGTCAGTCAGAGATAAGGAAGTCTCTGCTGATGAGAGCCATTGGGCACCAGGGATATTTGTGGTTCAGCCCATGAGTAAGTGCTGAACTCAGTCCCTAAAAAAGGAGCTTTGTCGTTGATGAGTAGGAAACCTCAGTTTCTGGCGCCAGCCATCTGCAGCCACGTGTCAGACGAGGGAAACCAGACTTTGCTGACTCCTTTTCATTCCTGGTGACCTGTTCTTTATCTCAGGATGTGCCAGGGATTTGCGTTATTgcccacatgctttttttttattctcctctgaTTTCCTGTGTCTTTGCTGGATGCCTCCAGGGTGAGCAGCCAGGCTCCCTGTCCCGCAGCTGCCTTCCAGTGGGGTGCACACAGACCCCATCCCCTTTCTGGGCAGGACAGGGGCCAAGAGGTCCTCTTGTCCGTAGCTTTTGCTTCTGGTGATCTGTGATGATGTCATCTATCTCTCATGCAGAGCATCTACCCAGACCACGTCCTCTACAGCATCCGTGCCGAAGGCGGGGACTACCTTCTGCGGCTGGAGAAGAACAAGTGAGTGTGGGTGGGCACGGTGGGATGGCCCGGGAGAGGCTCGATTCCCACCCTTCAATTCTCCAAGGTCTGGTGTCACTGCACTGGTGATCTAAGCCCTCAGCCCACACCCTCGCTAGCAaaacactgcattatttttcctccttgccAAACCCTCCCAGGGAGGTCACGGGCCCGCCATACCCAACCTGGAAAACCTTATCCCCAAAGCTTTCCATCCTATCCCCAAAGCTTTCCATCCTCTCCCCAAAACTGGGGTCGCTGCTGATGCCCCTTCCCCAttctgcagggagctgctggggcagcactACACTGAGACGCACTACTCAGCCAGCGGCACGGAGATCACGGAGAAGCCAGACGTTCAGGTATGGGGCTGGCTCCAGGCAGAGCAGTTTTCCCGCTCCTGTGGGGTCCCGCCATGCTGACCCCCTTTACACCTCTCTTTCAGGATCACTGCTTTTATCAGGGCCACGTGCAAGGATACGCTGACTCGGCAGTGAGCATCAGCACCTGCAGCGGGCTCAGGTAGGACCTCCGACTCCCCTGGGGCACTGTGGCTGGCCGGAGCACAGCATCGAGCCCGGCCTTGGTGTACACCACGAAGCTTCTCCTGGTGGACGCGGTGCCACGTAATGTTGAGCCGGTGCGACCAAGCTCCAGGCggctggagctgtgctggtggAGGGAGAGCTCAGCTTGCACCCGAGGAAGAGAAGACGACATCCCTTTTCCTGCTGGCGGTGGGATTGCTGACCACCCTGGCTCGGCGCCCAGCAGGAAAGGCGCGTAGCGTTTTGCAGCTAAGCCTGCCGTTTCTGAGGGGTTGAGTCATGGCACGGGATGAGACTGGAAACCTGAGCGTGACAGGAGCTCTGGGCAGGAGTGCCCTCCCCGGGCAGCAAGGCACAGCTTGTCCTGGATCCATCCTCTCTTCTCAGGGCAGACGAGACCGAACTTGCCCCGACTGCTGCAGCCAGCGGCACAAAGGTGCGCTCGTGGTGATGCACTGGCTTGCAGGCAGCCTGCACCTCTGGGCCATGCCGAGCTCCTATTGCTGATGGCCAAGTgcctttccaaaggaaaaggaaagcataCGGTGCATCAGGCCAGCTGCGTCTCCCTCTACCCGCCGGCTGCTGACTGCGCTGGTGCTCGTTCCTCCATAGCTGCCTTGGGTCTACCTTCATTTAACAGCAGACAGCATCCTTGCAGGGTAACCCAAGCCACCAGGTCCACACAAGGTTGCTCAGTTTGCCATGGAAGATTCGTGCtctgctgttctttttcttttaagatcagCTGGCAGCCAGACATTGCAAAAAGAGTAAGCCAGAGAGGAACAGGTCCCTTGCAGGGGCATGTGTGTGGAGGGCCAGTGGTCCCTGGAGTACCCAGGGACCTGCAAATACCTGCTGGAGCTGCACGGCAGCCATCTCCTCACTCTGAAAACAGGGGTTGTGTCTGCGGAGACCCTGGTTCACACAGCTTGTGCATACGTGGGACACTTGATATCCTTGTATAGTAGGAGGACAAGATGTGCGAGGGCAGGACAGGAGACGAGGACAATACAGACAAGGCACGTGGGACATGGGACACCTTACAGAAATCATCCTGAAGGCCAGGGCTGCTCAGCAGAAATGCTGTGTTAAACCTGGCCTGGCAGCACCAGGCAGTTCTCCTTGCTGAACCCTGGGACATTTCTGCTGCTCAAAGTACAGGATACTCCCCTTGCTACCAGCCACAGATAACCGTGCCATGGTTTGCTCCCTCCCAGCCCGGCAGACAGTTTCCAGCCTCCCTAACAACGCTTTTGTTCAACCGGTGCTTCTGCAGCCTCTGAAAGCAAATTGTGTGGACACGTTTCCTCCACGCTCCCCATCTCCCGGCATGCCCCAGCTCAGCTCCGTCCTGCAGCACCTCCTTGATGTGCTCTTGGGCCAGGCAAGGTTGCAGGGAAGAGGCATCCAGTCCCTCAAGTTGCTGTGAGCTTCTGCACCCTGTACGTCTCTGCACAGCAGTGTGGGCCTTCATGCACCACCCAAGGGCTGCTTGGGACTTTGCGTTGAGTGCACTTTCATGCACTTGGCCAGAAGGACCTGACTGTCACATCCCACTAGTGGCCTGTAGCTCATCCAAGCTGCCTTTGGGAACCGTGAAGGGGTTGGGTGGTTTCCTAGCTGGGATTTTGTATCACAGGCACTTGCGGGGGTGCATGTAGGGTCTGTCCGTGTCCTGCTGGATATCTCCCCAACCTGATGCCTGCCCTCTCTCTTGGCAGTGGGTTTTTCCGGGTGAATGAGACCACCTTCCTGCTGGAGCCCCTGGAGCAGGATGCGGCCGGCCGGCATGCCGTGTACAGAGCAGCTCACCTGCGGGGGAAGCACGGCACGTGTCAAGAGTCTGGTGCCACCCTGGAATATGACCACGAACCGAAAATTCCTGCAGCCATGAAGCTCTACCGCTGGGTTAAGGATTGCATTGCTTCTCCTTCCTGTAGCTGAGTTTGCGAGAGCCTAGGTCCTGTGAAGTCCGGGAGAGGAGTGGGGTCATACCGCGTCTCTTGGAGATGCTCCCCTCCCACATGTTGTTGGTTCCAAACACGGTTGCTCCCAGTGGCCTAGCTCCTGGTGAGAACAAGTCCTCAGATCCTGTACCGTTAGCAGGAGCATCCTCCTACCCCATGAGCTCCCATGATGCTTGCAGAGCCTCTCTCGTGCCTTATCCCACTAGCAGGCTTGGGTTTTTCCTTGTATGTTGGAAGATGTCTGAAAGTAAAGCAAAGTAACATCAGAAAGCAGACCTAGAAGACCTACTAGCCTTGAGTAATATCGGAAGATGCCCCAGGATCCAACGCATCCCACAGGAGGGTCAGCCGAAGGGGGTCAGcaagctgcagagctgagcccctGTTTGCACtcactttcctcttcccttccagaAATCAGCTCCGTTACACAAAGGACCCCGATACGTGGAGCTGGTCCTGGTTGTGGACAACGAGGAGGTAAGAGGGGTGGGCGGCGAGCTGGTGCTTGCATTTTCACTGTCATCCCCTGCAGCGAGGAGGTCGAAGCCAGCCTGGAAATCTCTCTGTGTCCTTCCCATAGTTCAGGAAACACAAGGACTTGCGCACAGTGCAGAACCGCATGAAGGAAATCGTGAACCACGTTGACAAGGTGAGCCCAGGGGTCTGCTCTCCCAGCTCCCACACATGCCCCGCGGTGGCAGTGTGGGCATGAATGTGGCAGAGGAGAGATTGGCACGGGTAGGGCAATGGCACGGGTAGGGCAATGGAGCTAGAGCCAATCTCAAGCCCACAGGTGGGCTGCCGCAGGGTGACCAGCTCCCTTGGCCAACGGGATGAGCAAAGTGGACATGGcaagcagctcagccctgggtcCTCAGGAGCATGGGACGGctgcctcccagctctctcctAAGGGAATGGGAGAGAAGTTTCTTTTTGTAACCCCTGGGAGCACGTCCCACAGCCACTCTCAAGCTGGAGCAGGTGCTAATGAAGGGAGGGGGATGGATGCAGTGCACCAAGGTGGGGTTTCTGCTTGCCTTGCATCAGCCCCCCTCTTTGGTCAGCAGCGTGGGGACAGCACACTGGCCAAGAGGGAGCCCAGAGGTCCCTGGGGTAAACCCTGTCTACGTGGTCACCCTGGCTTGTGTTGTTTATTGAGGGGGTGACAGAGCTGATATTACAGAGTGAGGTGGGGTCCTGGGCTTGGCTGTGTTTCCCCAGGGGATGTGGCACCTTCCCTCTGCTTGCGCAGCTCAAATCCAAGTGCTCCCTCTGGGCTGTCTCCCGCTCCAGCTTTATCAGCCTCTTCGCCTGCGGGTGGCCTTGATCGGCTTGGAGGTGTGGAGCCACAAGGACAAAATCGTGGTCAGTCCCAACCCAGAGGTGACACTGGACAACTTCCTCCACTGGCGGGAGGCAGAACTGCTGCGGAGGAAGCCACACGACAATGCCCAGCTGATCACGTAAGAACGGGGAGGGGGCCATCACCTCGCCATCCTTGCAGCCCTGCTGCCGCCCAGGCCACATGGCCATGGTGGCATCTCAATCCCACAGGGGCATAGACTTCCACGGCACGACCGTCGGGCTTGCCAAGAAGCTTGTGATGTGCACCAGGGACTCAGGCGGCGTCAACCAGGTGGGTCCCGCTGCCTGGGCATGTGCCGGGAGGGCAGCAGCAGTCCCACGGTCCGCGCTCCCTGCATTGTATTTTCCAGAGCGGGTCTCTCCTCCACTGGTCTCCAGCTTTCCACCTCCACAGCCTTAGGGCTGGGTCTGGTCCCTGGCATTTCCGACCCTTGAGCGACTGACCCCCCCCAGAGAAGTGttggggctgcaggggaggaCGGGGCGGGTAGCTGTGGAAACCCAGCTAGGTGCCCGCAAAGGGCTCTGATATACCTGAGCCCTGAAGAGCCTCCCAGAGCAGCTCCATGGACACAGGGCTTCTCCCACCACCTGTCAGGTGGCTGGGACTTGGTTTGCAATTGCTCCTCATCCATCCTGACTGTGCTCCTCATCCCGCCCTAGGGAGGGCATGCTTTGCTGGAGCAGTTGGCCATAGGACCTGTGGCTGTCCAGAACCACCACAAAGCATCGTTTCAGAGTAGCTGCTATATATAAGCTCACTTATACCCCTGAAAGCCCAGTCTGGAGATCTTCGGGGGCCATGGGACCAAGTCCagcttttgtcttcctttgccACAGCATGGCAGCATTAGGGAATGAATTGCAGACAGCAGCGAGACCTGGCACTGAGTAATTGGAGAGCCCTGGTGGGGCCCTGTGGAGGTGCTGTGGAGAGCATTTGAACCACGCTGTACTTCTTGTCCCACAGGACCACAGCACGAATCCTATCGGCGCTGCATCCACCATGGCTCACGAGATGGGGCATAACCTGGGGATGTCCCATGATGAAGATGTTGCTGGCTGCCGCTGTCCTGTCCCCAAAGCTGACGGAGGATGTGTCATGGCGGCGAGTGTTGGGTGagtgaaggagaaaggggaataCCGCGGGGCAGCAAATATTTCAAGGTGTCCTCCAGCACTGTCCTGATGGGGTGAAGCCCACGAGATGGTCAGGTCTGGGTGGACACTCCACTTGAAGATGTATTTCAAAGGTCCACTGGTGCCTTTGAGTCTGTTGGTGGCTCTCCAGCTTCTCCCTGGCCTGGTGGGTGTGAGGGTCCTCGGGCTCGCATCTCTGCTTATGACTGCCTGTTTTTGTGCCCCTTCAGCTTGGTTTACCCCAAGCTCTTCAGCCGCTGCAGTGAGCAGGACATGTGGCAGTTCCTCGGGGACCCCAGGACCAGCTGCCTGCTGAACGTCCCTAGGGCAGATGAGCTGTACGGGGGGCCAGTGTGCGGGAACCAGTTTGTGGAGCGGGGAGAGCAGTGCGACTGTGGCACGCCAGAGGTAGGGATGCTCTCTGACAGCCCGGGAAGGTGGGTGAGCGGCAGGGACCTCAGACCCGTAATTCAGACTTGGAAAAGGTCATGCAAGCCTCTTCCCTGGACATCGTGCTTTGCAAGACTCACCTTCCTCATGATCCGGATGCTTCTGCTGAAAAATAACTTGTGGAGGATATTTGTTAACTTGGATGTGTGCCCCCCACTTCACGTAGCTGGCTGTGATTTTAGCAGGTGCATGCCTAGGAAAGATGGACATCCCCTCAACATATCCTCCAAAGAGGTGATCCGAGGAGGGGGACATCATGGCATGTTGTCCTTTCAGGAGCCATGATCAGCTTTTCCTCATCCCTAGCAGCCCATCACTGCATTGCAGGGGGGAGATTTGAGACAAATGGCCAGGTGATGTCTTTGGGATAAATCCCTGGGTCACAGCCGTGCTCTGGGACCTGAAGGGATGTTCCCCCAATGCAGAGAGCACAGAGATCCTCCTGTTTTCTCCTTCCTGGAGATGTGCAAAGGGTGTTACCAGAGAGCAGGGACCCAGGTCAGGCaccattttccaaaaaaaaaaatctcttctggtCCTTTGGTTTGGTGTTGGTAATGGGGGATCAAGAGGAGGCAGGAATGGTTCACACGTGGGATGATGCTGTGGTTTTGCCCCATGGTTCAGCCCGTGGCACCTACACTGCCATTGGCATCTGGTGAGGTGGCAACTGGGTCCcccagaagggaagaaaaaagggtcTTTCGGGGGGCTTTTGGGAGTGTTTCAGTCCCTCCCTGTCTTGCAGGAGTGCTCCGACCGCTGCTGCAATGCCACCACTTGCCAGCTGAGAGAGGGAGCCGAGTGTGCCCGGGGGGACTGCTGCCAGGACTGCAAGGTACTGCTGCCAGCAGGGCGACCAGCTTGGCAGGGAAGGGAGCTGGTGGGTGTGCAGTCCTGCCCCGGGCTCCTCCAGAACGTCACAGTCGAGGCAAGGTGTGTCCACGGCCTGTTGGAGAGCCTGAAGGACCTGCCCAGAGCAGCCTGTCCAGAGCCAAACGTACCCAATAGTTTGTGTGTGGGGAAATCACACTTTCCATTCAATGCTCTCACTACACAGACGGTCAGCATCTCGGGTAGAATTGGCTGGGAAGGTGAAGCAGCCTCTGTTTCTGGCATCCTGGAGCCCAGGTCACCTGGCTCTGTTAGGTTAGGTGCAGGATGAAAGGTGCTGAAGAACTGGGCAATGTTCAGAAGAGGTCAACATGGTCCATTTCTGGTCCAGGAAACCAACCTGCTCCGTTCATCCAAGAGAAAGTTGCGTTACATGCATTGGTTCCTGCACCCAGGCATAAGAAATGCCTTGATGTGAAGAGACAGGGCTAGAAGAGGACCCTGGGACAAGTCCAGACTAAAAGCAAAGCACAAGGTGTTGCCTGCAGGGAGAGATTTAACTATGGGAAGACCCCGTCTGAGGGCTGATGGTGTCTCCATCCTAT
This window encodes:
- the ADAM8 gene encoding LOW QUALITY PROTEIN: disintegrin and metalloproteinase domain-containing protein 8 (The sequence of the model RefSeq protein was modified relative to this genomic sequence to represent the inferred CDS: deleted 1 base in 1 codon), with the translated sequence MAPALVPLRRLLLLLLLVVVVVVVHGATAGLEEKLAHVETYETVLPRKVPAPRGKRDLSAPLSIYPDHVLYSIRAEGGDYLLRLEKNKELLGQHYTETHYSASGTEITEKPDVQDHCFYQGHVQGYADSAVSISTCSGLSGFFRVNETTFLLEPLEQDAAGRHAVYRAAHLRGKHGTCQESGATLEYDHEPKIPAAMKLYRWKSAPLHKGPRYVELVLVVDNEEFRKHKDLRTVQNRMKEIVNHVDKLYQPLRLRVALIGLEVWSHKDKIVVSPNPEVTLDNFLHWREAELLRRKPHDNAQLITGIDFHGTTVGLAKKLVMCTRDSGGVNQDHSTNPIGAASTMAHEMGHNLGMSHDEDVAGCRCPVPKADGGCVMAASVGLVYPKLFSRCSEQDMWQFLGDPRTSCLLNVPRADELYGGPVCGNQFVERGEQCDCGTPEECSDRCCNATTCQLREGAECARGDCCQDCKVKAAGALCRASKNDCDLTEHCTGLSAECPEDVFQENGIPCQNGNGYCYNGACPSHGEQCRALWGAEAQVAPDVCFKHNSEQHLHLHCLTEYGKRPCSPKDVKCGTLLCLSDNTSPVLGDGSYSLFFGRFKCKAVIASNDANEVVAKLRLVPTGAKCGEEMVCYAGRCQNLLVYGNKNCSAKCNNHGVCNHKRECHCEPGWAAPYCEQKISEVAAGSGGVVLAAVLAVLGLSGILLSSGVVLLRGRGTRRFQKGTSGGPAAGLANPLFQEGGRTRPPRRQLSRHDIGHPNLLSSTAAPRDAKTLGPCRPAPQPPAPAPQVTSPGSPGQPLQAKPKPPSKPLPALKSKAQCRGEGPPGPALPCSPMTTPSVFQRGVPPKVALKLPPARR